A part of Pararoseomonas sp. SCSIO 73927 genomic DNA contains:
- a CDS encoding LysR family transcriptional regulator, whose product MDFRLVRRLGHFLAVAEEGHFGRAAARLGLSQPPLTAQIQALERELGVRLLERTGRGTRPTRAGEALLPLARRLAEDAGALEALARELRAGRHAPVAIACVTSALFDELPPLVRALSAARPEAAVSVREMDTADALEALRRGEVDIALLRDDRARLPIRIRPLGEDHLLAALPAGHALLHAPDPLPLAMLADEPMLLLPRAISPAYADSMVAACRDAGFAPRTLREVGSAMAQLGFVAAGLGVALVSSGMARLHPPGVAFRALAGPIRAVGVALAWNAERESEAAGLALSLADELFPVPGGLRAAADLP is encoded by the coding sequence ATGGATTTCCGCCTCGTGCGACGCCTGGGTCATTTCCTTGCAGTTGCCGAGGAAGGGCATTTCGGCCGCGCCGCCGCCCGCCTCGGCCTCTCGCAGCCGCCCCTCACCGCGCAGATTCAAGCGCTGGAGAGGGAGCTGGGCGTGCGGCTGCTGGAACGCACGGGTCGCGGCACGCGCCCGACGCGCGCCGGCGAGGCCTTGCTGCCGCTCGCGCGAAGGCTGGCGGAGGATGCGGGCGCGCTGGAGGCGCTGGCGCGGGAACTGCGCGCGGGGCGCCACGCTCCCGTGGCGATTGCCTGCGTCACCTCGGCCCTATTCGACGAGCTGCCGCCGCTGGTGCGTGCCCTCTCCGCCGCGCGGCCGGAGGCGGCGGTCTCCGTTCGGGAGATGGACACGGCGGACGCGCTGGAGGCGCTGCGGCGCGGCGAGGTGGACATCGCCCTGCTGCGCGACGACCGCGCCCGCCTACCGATCCGCATCCGCCCTCTGGGCGAGGACCATCTCCTCGCCGCGCTGCCGGCGGGGCACGCGCTGCTCCACGCGCCCGATCCCCTGCCGCTCGCGATGCTGGCGGACGAGCCGATGCTGTTGCTGCCCCGCGCCATCTCCCCGGCCTACGCGGATTCCATGGTCGCGGCCTGCCGTGACGCCGGCTTCGCGCCCCGCACCTTGCGGGAGGTGGGGTCGGCCATGGCGCAGCTCGGCTTCGTCGCGGCGGGGCTGGGCGTCGCGCTCGTCTCCTCCGGCATGGCGCGGCTGCACCCGCCGGGGGTGGCGTTCCGGGCCCTGGCCGGGCCGATCCGCGCCGTGGGCGTGGCCCTGGCCTGGAACGCGGAGCGGGAGAGCGAGGCGGCAGGCCTCGCCCTCTCCCTGGCGGACGAGCTTTTCCCGGTGCCGGGTGGGTTACGCGCCGCCGCCGATCTGCCCTAA
- a CDS encoding bifunctional 2-methylcitrate synthase/citrate synthase, translating to MSEAQPDIRKGLVGVVADVSAVSKVMPETNSLTYRGYPVQDLAEGCSFEEVAYLLWNGELPDAARLAEFRREEASQRALTPALLEVIRAFPRDAHPMDAIRTAVSFLGMEDPDTADVSEPATRRKAMRLLAKIPTAIAAAHRASKGLDAVAPDPSLTFAENFFHVVFGKVPQPEVVKAFDVSLILYAEHGFNASTFTARLITSTGGDLHGAVTGGIAALKGPLHGGANEAVMHMLSEIGDPTKAVEWLQSRFDHKALVMGFGHRVYKNGDSRVPTMTKYAEKMAEVVGDRRWMEMSRLLAGEMLAKKNIHPNLDFPAGPAYHLMGFDIPLFTPIFVASRITGWAAHVIEQAADNRLIRPLSHYTGAAQRAVPAMAERG from the coding sequence ATGAGCGAAGCCCAGCCCGATATCCGGAAGGGCCTGGTCGGCGTCGTCGCCGACGTCTCCGCCGTCTCCAAGGTCATGCCGGAGACGAACAGCCTCACCTACCGCGGCTACCCCGTGCAGGACCTGGCGGAGGGGTGCTCCTTCGAGGAGGTGGCCTACCTCCTCTGGAACGGGGAGCTGCCGGACGCCGCCCGGCTCGCCGAGTTCCGGCGGGAGGAGGCCTCCCAGCGCGCGCTGACGCCGGCGCTGCTGGAGGTGATCCGCGCCTTCCCGCGCGACGCCCACCCGATGGACGCCATCCGCACCGCCGTCTCCTTCCTCGGGATGGAAGACCCTGACACGGCGGACGTGTCGGAGCCCGCCACCCGGCGCAAGGCAATGCGGCTGCTGGCGAAGATCCCGACCGCGATCGCGGCCGCCCACCGTGCCTCCAAGGGGCTAGACGCGGTCGCGCCCGACCCCTCCCTGACCTTCGCGGAGAACTTCTTCCACGTGGTCTTCGGAAAGGTTCCCCAGCCCGAGGTGGTGAAGGCCTTCGACGTCTCCCTCATCCTCTACGCGGAGCACGGCTTCAACGCCTCCACCTTCACGGCCCGCCTCATTACCTCCACCGGCGGTGACCTGCACGGGGCGGTGACCGGCGGCATCGCCGCGCTGAAGGGCCCGCTGCACGGCGGCGCCAACGAGGCCGTGATGCACATGCTGAGCGAGATCGGCGACCCCACCAAGGCCGTGGAGTGGCTGCAGTCCCGCTTCGATCACAAGGCGCTTGTCATGGGCTTCGGCCACCGCGTCTACAAGAACGGCGACAGCCGCGTGCCCACCATGACCAAATACGCCGAGAAGATGGCGGAGGTGGTGGGCGACCGCCGCTGGATGGAGATGTCCCGCCTGCTGGCCGGGGAGATGCTGGCGAAGAAGAACATCCACCCGAACCTCGATTTCCCGGCCGGGCCCGCCTACCACCTGATGGGCTTCGACATCCCGCTCTTCACGCCGATCTTCGTCGCCTCCCGCATCACCGGCTGGGCGGCGCACGTGATCGAGCAGGCCGCGGACAACCGCCTCATCCGCCCGCTGTCGCACTACACAGGCGCGGCCCAGCGCGCGGTTCCCGCGATGGCGGAGCGCGGCTGA
- a CDS encoding MmgE/PrpD family protein — translation MQTHPVKVHPSKALLKREDQLAWKIAAVAADPVAVPDDTAAMIINRVIDNASVAIAAINRSAPTSARQMALGHPRPGGATVFGADPAVRVSPEWAAWANGTAVRELDMHDTFLAADYSHPGDNIPPILAVAQTTGKSGAELLRGLATGYEIHIDLVRAICLHEHKVDHIAHLCPAQAAGLGTLLGLDQATIFQAVQQALHVSVTFRQSRKGEISSWKAFAPAHAGKLAVEAVDRAMRGEGAPSPIYEGEDSVIAWVLAGRTQRYQGDVYEPVYYEVPLPGPGEGKRAILDSYTKEHSAEYQSQALIDLAFRMREKIGDLEQVEKILLHTSHHTHYVIGTGANDPQKMDPTASRETLDHSIMYIFTVALQDGRWHHVDSYAPERAARPNTVRLWHKMETREDPEWTRRYHSRDPNELAFGGRVEITLKDGTVLTDELAVANAHPLGAKPFGRADYIRKFRILTEGLIDPAEADRFIAAAENLPNLKAGELDGLNVRLPDGKLAVGRPGIF, via the coding sequence GTGCAGACGCATCCCGTGAAAGTCCATCCGTCCAAGGCGCTGCTGAAGCGCGAGGACCAGCTGGCCTGGAAGATCGCCGCCGTGGCCGCCGATCCCGTGGCGGTTCCCGACGACACGGCGGCCATGATCATCAACCGCGTGATCGACAACGCCTCCGTCGCGATCGCCGCCATCAACCGCTCCGCCCCCACCTCCGCGCGGCAGATGGCGCTCGGCCACCCGCGGCCGGGCGGCGCCACGGTGTTCGGCGCCGATCCCGCCGTGCGGGTCTCGCCGGAATGGGCGGCGTGGGCGAACGGCACGGCGGTCCGCGAACTGGACATGCACGACACCTTTCTGGCCGCCGACTACTCCCACCCCGGCGACAACATTCCCCCGATCCTGGCGGTCGCCCAGACGACCGGGAAGAGCGGCGCGGAGCTGCTGCGCGGGCTCGCCACCGGCTATGAGATCCACATCGACCTCGTGCGCGCCATCTGCCTGCACGAGCACAAGGTGGACCACATCGCCCATCTCTGCCCCGCCCAGGCCGCCGGCCTCGGCACGCTGCTGGGGCTGGACCAGGCGACGATCTTCCAGGCCGTGCAGCAGGCTCTCCACGTCTCCGTGACCTTCCGGCAGAGCCGCAAAGGCGAGATCAGCAGCTGGAAGGCCTTCGCCCCCGCTCATGCCGGCAAGCTGGCGGTGGAGGCCGTGGACCGCGCCATGCGCGGGGAGGGCGCGCCGAGCCCGATCTACGAGGGCGAGGACAGCGTGATCGCCTGGGTGCTGGCCGGCCGCACGCAGCGCTACCAGGGGGATGTCTACGAGCCGGTCTATTATGAGGTGCCGCTGCCCGGCCCGGGCGAGGGCAAGCGCGCCATCCTGGACAGCTACACGAAGGAGCACTCGGCCGAGTACCAGTCCCAGGCGCTGATCGACCTCGCCTTCCGCATGCGGGAGAAGATCGGTGACCTGGAGCAGGTAGAGAAGATCCTCCTCCACACCTCCCACCACACCCACTACGTCATCGGCACGGGCGCCAACGACCCGCAGAAGATGGACCCGACCGCCAGCCGCGAGACGCTGGACCACTCCATCATGTACATCTTCACCGTCGCCCTGCAGGACGGGCGCTGGCACCACGTGGACAGCTACGCGCCCGAGCGCGCCGCCCGGCCCAACACCGTCCGCCTCTGGCACAAGATGGAGACGCGGGAGGACCCGGAGTGGACCCGCCGCTACCACTCCCGCGACCCGAACGAGCTCGCCTTCGGCGGCCGGGTGGAGATCACCCTCAAGGACGGCACGGTGCTGACGGACGAGCTGGCCGTGGCCAACGCCCACCCGCTGGGGGCGAAGCCCTTCGGCCGCGCCGACTACATCCGCAAGTTCCGCATCCTGACCGAGGGCCTGATCGACCCGGCGGAGGCGGACCGCTTCATCGCGGCGGCGGAGAACCTGCCGAACCTGAAGGCCGGGGAGCTGGACGGGCTCAACGTGCGCCTGCCCGACGGCAAGCTGGCCGTCGGCAGGCCCGGCATCTTCTGA